In Sphaeramia orbicularis chromosome 14, fSphaOr1.1, whole genome shotgun sequence, the following are encoded in one genomic region:
- the LOC115432602 gene encoding F-box only protein 40-like — protein sequence MSHRSRASRRGHHVHCDSCYNRRCRARVEVSVSCAITSCRLLCGAVFHLCKEEDHLLLCPNVRVPCLNAEYGCPLQMTRSSRGHHLQVCPASVVCCSMDWLRWPTDETNPHSFIALQENVLKENEEQEEALDIGMALVDQSDLYARLKMKPLYPELMEAEEEEEQESDEEKEEKEEEKEEEAVGVLVNGVTDKEKGESQLHLPTSAGTCDTTGFQDIALNRLKQGINLEKYNICEMMFGMERGACAVAETTQNDPKENEKQREKEKAKTGKDSKVSKKDHKAAEKGAAAAPSGPEPDTSKTGHAPWQEGVLERVGRELTPQEYHMYVVHHGRMLVAFGQIEACTPREKDFVYGSLEPIPVQTLRSFKVPDSYHYRQRVHLYDTAARAQSEPCGVDTSDLGASEQDWYSDEAAATLLGYAENDVMGHKISESKAADGLYIDVGTQTHSFRSAPFKAKTTLADVTVDKPLKLRLQLQAESVNSRHSRAGCAFSFICGHTFHRREFATHYRNVHSEIQMCLSGWFEQRCPLSYLGCIYSQRRFQPSTHKATVSYNQELKTFNLRPTLVPSLGDNSPPSGNAGDMSTIHKQKGCRPALGEDALSSLPYEVLCHMASFLDSLSLSQLALVSRLMRQVCSSLLEDRGMVVLRWEKKSQSRGGTKWRAKPVWEFSHLFSTVDSWHMADIPPISAHLKVCPYYEKYVHSDPFPLPSMNEKQGSIQERQSLVSHFTANKRKQ from the exons ATG AGCCACCGTTCTCGAGCCTCCAGACGTGGACATCATGTCCACTGTGATTCATGTTACAACCGGCGCTGCAGGGCTCGGGTGGAGGTCTCTGTGTCCTGCGCGATCACCTCCTGCCGCCTGCTCTGTGGAGCTGTGTTCCACCTGTGCAAAGAGGAGGATCACCTGCTGCTCTGCCCTAACGTCAGGGTGCCCTGCCTCAACGCTGAGTACGGATGCCCGCTCCAGATGACCCGCTCATCCAGGGGTCATCACCTCCAGGTGTGTCCGGCCAGTGTGGTGTGCTGCTCCATGGACTGGCTTCGCTGGCCGACTGATGAAACAAACCCTCACTCCTTCATAGCTTTGCAGGAGAATGTGTTGAAGGAGaatgaggagcaggaggaggcccTGGACATTGGTATGGCCCTGGTCGATCAGTCAGACCTCTATGCACGACTGAAAATGAAGCCTCTGTATCCAGAGCTGATGGAggctgaagaggaagaggagcaaGAATCAgatgaggagaaggaggagaaggaggaggagaaggaggaggaggcagtGGGAGTGTTAGTAAATGGTGTCACAGACAAAGAGAAAGGTGAATCTCAGTTGC ATTTGCCcacatctgcaggaacatgtgacACAACTGGTTTTCAAGACATTGCACTAAACAGATTGAAGCAAGGCATCAACCTAGAGAAGTACAACATATGTGAGATGATGTTCGGGATGGAGAGAGGTGCCTGTGCTGTCGCTGAGACAACCCAGAATGAcccaaaagaaaatgaaaaacagagggagaaggagaaggcCAAGACCGGAAAAGATTCAAAAGTGTCCAAAAAAGACCACAAAGCTGCAGAAAAGGGTGCAGCCGCAGCTCCAAGTGGTCCTGAACCAGACACTAGTAAGACCGGACATGCCCCCTGGCAGGAGGGTGTATTGGAGCGAGTGGGGAGGGAGCTCACCCCGCAGGAGTACCACATGTATGTGGTGCATCATGGGCGCATGCTTGTTGCCTTTGGCCAAATCGAAGCTTGTACGCCAAGGGAGAAAGATTTTGTTTATGGGAGTCTGGAGCCCATTCCAGTCCAGACTCTGCGCTCATTCAAG GTCCCTGACAGCTATCACTACAGACAGCGGGTTCATCTGTACGACACAGCTGCGAGGGCTCAGAGTGAGCCTTGTGGAGTGGACACCTCAGACCTGGGAGCTAGTGAACAGGACTGGTACAGCGACGAAGCTGCAGCCACGTTACTGGGCTATGCAGAGAATGATGTCATGGGTCATAAG ATTAGTGAGTCCAAAGCCGCCGATGGACTCTACATCGATGTGGGAACACAAACACACTCGTTCCGCTCTGCACCGTTTAAAGCGAAGACGACGCTGGCAGACGTGACGGTGGACAAACCGCTGAAGCTTCGTCTGCAGCTGCAAGCGGAGAGCGTGAACAGCAGACACTCCAGAGCTGGCTGTGCTTTTTCATTCATCTGTGGTCACACTTTCCACCGCAGGGAGTTCGCCACACATTACAG GAATGTTCACAGTGAAATCCAGATGTGTCTGAGCGGCTGGTTCGAGCAGAGGTGTCCTTTGTCGTATCTAGGATGCATCTACAGTCAGAGGAGGTTTCAACCTTCGACTCATAAAGCCACTGTCAGCTACAA CCAGGAGCTGAAGACTTTCAACTTGCGCCCAACACTCGTTCCCTCTCTTGGCGACAACTCCCCCCCATCTGGGAACGCAGGGGACATGTCTACAATCCACAAGCAGAAAGGATGCAGACCGGCATTAGGCGAGGATGCTCTGAGCTCGTTGCCTTATGAGGTGCTCTGTCACATGGCCAGTTTCCTGGACAGTCTGTCTCTatcacagctggctctggtgtCCCGGCTCATGAGGCAGGTGTGCTCCTCTCTGTTAGAGGACAGAGGGATGGTTGTCTTGCGATGGGAGAAGAAGTCACAGTCACGTGGAGGAACCAAGTGGAGGGCCAAACCA GTGTGGGAGTTCAGTCATCTCTTCTCCACAGTGGATTCATGGCACATGGCAGACATCCCTCCTATATCTGCTCACCTAAAAGTCTGTCCTTACTACGAGAAGTATGTGCACAGCGATCCTTTTCCTCTACCCAGCATGAACGAGAAACAGGGCAGCATCCAGGAGAGACAGAGCCTGGTCAGCCATTTCAcagcaaataaaagaaaacagtga
- the cluhb gene encoding LOW QUALITY PROTEIN: clustered mitochondria protein homolog (The sequence of the model RefSeq protein was modified relative to this genomic sequence to represent the inferred CDS: inserted 2 bases in 2 codons; deleted 4 bases in 3 codons) has product MGNVIQCCHTLSNYFKCKDASAQGGAERSPLLSSEGSECDSLTLPDDLEDDLLTISTGETNPALEPEHFLFPDLILSSNLGGDMALVEPMVCLLVSEEEEDGGGEGRRVDELGGEGQDRPDEWGGRRYSEVETQTEAETQIVMGVQTQTESQAEVQTQTERLMFNNEVPEREIHTQTNSSFVCEDHGGLKEADVLLEALASSEKYFDLQTVTKIHSERQKNLLNPEMCGEKLHVPVKEDKESEQEKLKKEQICSSFSTRLFQEEQNTCLKEGFNNDKEQHNTFASQGHVDLTEHHTLSTQENVMEREEHTGNQTDERILLQEQDLMAQRRNLHLTKDHDTSERSELEPAECCTDLTKHQDDEPMEQKTVVSEQNGKNEDDSVHTKTKCKQYDHTDETEASPHQNDDCIGYDTDQTKENIDQSVVSVDQADSQNTTCPPKRGNNHTSQQCVLDLGTAFLQEEDTGPEPKQMTLFLVDRLFLEAPHVKAPPLQTEEKSDSDGPEQSDTDKIKQLSIRDIVELQETGFSVRIQPPGVDSFELQVSGQMLVAELHQVLMDHEITCHRTCFSLQLGGSVLDSLTELRCVQGLQDGAVIKVVEGSYSIRDARLHLRHVRDLLQSLDPTDAYNGLNGSSLSYFNFFTQGDKDCESVGKGRASERGCTDCSPPEYVLPGCKDRPLTPLQPIRDDWKPLQCLRVLTMSSWNPPPGNRKMHGDLMYLNVLTMEDKELNITSSTRGFYINQSTAFNFNPKPAVPRSLCHSLVELLSQVSPAFRKNYSMLQKKRVQQHPYERIATSFQLFTWTAPQGDHILDGVRAEETHTSRMGQDEHTAGQSRDWNEELQGSRELPKDSLQERLHRDRSIFKTNSDFACAATRGAVAVVDGNVVPLNPGEAPHLQMFIWNNIFFSLGFDVSEHYSPLGGNAAAHSAAICDLRGVQAYASVDIKGLHTLGTAVIDYRGIRVIAQTIVPGLLEKNQEQSVVYGSNDYGETVYTHPRFLELLNKTCQPLKIQRHQVLDHNNSPVDLCSGIETKGILGNDGRPYILDLLRTTPPDLNMQISVTKEVEEEVPKVCQQFGYPRRSGHRLASLRPELIDAFIQHRYELYVSMVSKGLRELERCPDGQQMAADSAEKSEDENTGLREVDLQKKSVIMEACKAVGSVTDSCFDIRFNPDVCSPGVRFPPEYAEEVQRQKQLLWDAAAFLLSNQIPAVLKDCLDYTAVPMDGMTLTSVLHQRGVNVRYLGTLLKQLDKVEERGRLSHVQRISISEVIIRSAKHIFRNYLQDVEPAAFSAAVSHFLNCLLSSSSSGFLESCSDELLTRRRSRRRRSHGSRVALLTDSVWAKLTSSELWSRIRTEAEDYYHCTIQSGNIDEVIETHSLQRISLLREISIKTGIQVQLREYAFESRHRPVFAEEDIVNMFPVVKHLKPTTTDASQLVQQAQEAVQQGLLKDGFELISQAMTLFSSICGVLHEDVSTCLRLLGRLSYILGDYADALSHQEKTVMSSERVQGIDHPQTIQDYTHLALYCFAGGRHSTSLQLLYRARYLTLLVCGEDHPQVALLDSMLGLVLHGLMEYELSQKFLQNALILTSKYHGAMSLKHAHSHHLLATMLESXGEFRSALQHEKEAFSIIKDKYVGDSHDKTKESXEYLKSLTQQAVILQKVINQIYSNTLVPVSHLQRYFTSPNLATILQQLNLTCGIILIPLR; this is encoded by the exons ATGGGAAACGTGATTCAGTGCTGTCACACACTGTCAAACTACTTCAAGTGTAAAGATGCATCAGCTCAAGGTGGAGCCGAAAGATCCCCTCTGCTCTCCAGCGAAGGGAGCGAATGTGACTCCCTGACACTGCCCGATGACCTGGAGGACGATCTGTTAACCATCTCCACGGGTGAGACTAACCCCGCCCTGGAACCCGAACACTTCCTGTTTCCTGATCTCATCCTGAGCAGCAACCTCGGAGGTGACATGGCCCTGGTGGAGCCCATGGTGTGTCTGCTGgtgtctgaggaggaggaggacggaggaggagagggaaggaggGTGGATGAGCTAGGAGGTGAAGGACAAGACAGACCTGATGAATGGGGAGGGAGAAGATATTCTGAAGTGGAGACGCAGACTGAAGCGGAGACGCAGATTGTGATGGGTGTACAGACGCAGACGGAGTCCCAGGCAGAAGTTCAGACGCAAACAGAAAGACTCATGTTCAACAATGAAGTTCCAGagagagaaatacacacacaaacaaatagtaGCTTTGTTTGTGAAGATCATGGAGGATTGAAGGAGGCTGATGTGCTTCTAGAGGCACTTGCATCATCTGAGAAGTATTTCGATTTACAAACTGTTACTAAAATACATTCAGAGAGACAGAAGAATCTATTAAATCCTGAAATGTGCGGTGAAAAGTTACATGTGCCGGTAAAAGAAGACAAGGAATCTGAGCAAGAAAAGCTGAAAAAAGAACAGATCTGCAGCAGTTTTTCAACACGTCTGTTCCAAGAAGAACAAAATACTTGCCTTAAAGAGGGGTTTAATAATGATAAAGAGCAACACAACACTTTTGCTTCTCAGGGACATGTAGACTTGACAGAGCATCACACTTTGTCAACACAGGAGAATGTGATGGAAAGGGAAGAACACACTGGTAACCAGACAGATGAGAGGATTCTTCTGCAGGAGCAAGACCTGATGGCACAACGGAGGAACTTACATCTGACAAAAGACCACGACACCTCTGAAAGATCAGAGTTAGAACCTGCTGAATGTTGTACAGACCTGACAAAACATCAGGATGATGAACCGATGGAGCAGAAGACTGTGGTGTcagaacaaaatggaaaaaatgaggaTGACAGTGTCCACACAAAAACGAAATGTAAACAGTATGACCACACAGATGAGACGGAGGCTTCTCCTCACCAGAATGATGATTGTATTGGATATGATACTGACCAGACTAAAGAGAACATAGACCAGTCTGTGGTCAGTGTGGATCAGGCTGACAGCCAGAACACCACTTGCCCTCCAAAAAGGGGAAACAACCATACTAGTCAGCAGTGTGTTTTGGATTTGGGGACAGCTTTTCTTCAGGAAGAGGACACCGGGCCTGAACCCAAACAAATGACCCTGTTTTTAGTCGACAGATTGTTTCTGGAAGCACCACATGTCAAag CACCTCCTcttcaaactgaagaaaagtcaGACAGTGATGGCCCTGAGCAGTCCGATACCGACAAAATTAAGCAACTTAGCATCCGTGACATAGTTGAGCTTCAGGAGACAGGATTTTCTGTGAGAATCCAACCTCCTGGAGTGGACAGCTTTGAGCTTCAG GTGTCTGGTCAGATGCTTGTTGCAGAGCTACACCAGGTGCTGATGGACCATGAGATCACCTGCCATCGCACATGCTTCTCGCTCCAGCTGGGGGGTTCTGTACTCGACAGCCTCACAGAGCTGCGCTGTGTTCAGGGCCTTCAGGACGGTGCTGTAATCAAGGTGGTGGAGG GTTCTTACTCGATCCGTGATGCTCGTCTCCATCTGAGACACGTCAGAGATCTACTGCAAAGCCTCGACCCCACAGATGCGTACAATGGACTAAACGGCAGCTCCCTGTCTTACTTCAACTTTTTCACTCAAGGAGACAAAG ATTGTGAAAGTGTGGGTAAGGGGCGAGCTTCTGAAAGAGGCTGTACTGACTGCAGCCCACCTGAATATGTCCTCCCTGGATGCAAGGACCGACCTCTTACCCCTCTGCAGCCAATCAGAGATGATTGGAAG CCCTTACAGTGCCTCCGGGTTCTGACCATGAGCAGCTGGAACCCTCCTCCAGGAAACAGGAAGATGCACGGAGACCTAATGTACCTCAATGTCCTGACCATGGAAGACAAAGAGCTCAACATCACATCCTCTACACGTGGTTTTTACATCAACCA ATCAACTGCCTTCAATTTCAACCCAAAGCCTGCAGTACCTAGAAGTCTTTGCCACTCTCTGGTAGAGCTTCTCAGCCAGGTCAGCCCTGCCTTCAGGAAAAACTACAGCATGTTGCAGAAAAAAAG GGTTCAGCAACACCCTTATGAGAGAATAGCAACATCTTTCCAGTTGTTTACCTGGACCGCTCCTCAAGGAGACCACATCCTGGATGGAGTTAGAGCAGAGGAGACACACACCAGCCGCATGGGCCAAGACGAGCACACAGCTGGACAG agTCGTGACTGGAATGAGGAGCTGCAGGGAAGCAGAGAACTTCCAAAGGACTCATTACAGGAGCGTCTGCATAGAGACAGGAGTATATTCAAG ACCAACAGCGACTTCGCTTGTGCTGCGACTCGAGGTGCTGTGGCAGTCGTTGACGGTAATGTTGTGCCATTAAACCCAGGGGAGGCACCTCACCTGCAAATGTTCATCTGGAACAATATCTTCTTCAGCCTGGGGTTTGACGTCTCTGAGCACTACAGTCCTCTGGGGGGAAACGCTGCAGCTCATTCTGCTGCCATCTGTGACCTGAGAGGAGTGCAG GCATATGCATCTGTTGACATAAAAGGCCTTCACACACTTGGGACTGCAGTGATAGACTACCGTGGCATACGAGTCATTGCCCAAACAATAGTTCCTGGACTACTGGAGAAAAATCAGGAACAGAGTGTCGTCTATGGCTCTAATGACTACGGAGAAACAGTTTATACACACCCCAG ATTTCTGGAGCTTTTGAATAAAACATGTCAACCACTGAAAATCCAGCGTCACCAGGTGCTCGATCACAACAACAGCCCAGTGGATTTATGCTCTGGCATTGAAACCAAAGGCATCCTGGGAAATGATGGACGACCCTACATCTTGGACCTGCTGCGGACCACACCCCCAGATCTTAACATGCAGATTTCAGTGACAaaagaggtggaagaggaggttCCAAAAGTTTGTCAGCAGTTTGGTTACCCGCGGCGAAGTGGTCACAGACTCGCCAGTCTGAGACCAGAGCTGATAGACGCCTTTATCCAACACAG GTATGAACTCTATGTCAGCATGGTGTCCAAGGGGCTCAGAGAGCTGGAAAGATGTCCTGACGGGCAGCAGATGGCAGCAGATTCAGCAGAGAAGTCTGAAGATGAAAACACAGGGCTGAGGGAAGTTG atTTGCAGAAGAAAAGTGTGATCATGGAAGCTTGTAAGGCTGTTGGATCAGTGACTGATTCCTGCTTTGACATCCGCTTCAATCCAGATGTTTGCTCCCCAG GTGTCCGCTTCCCCCCTGAGTATGCTGAGGAGGTTCAGAGGCAGAaacagttattatgggatgcaGCAGCTTTTCTGTTGTCTAACCAGATTCCAGCAGTG CTGAAGGACTGTCTGGACTACACAGCGGTGCCAATGGATGGGATGACCTTGACCTCGGTGCTGCATCAGCGGGGT GTGAACGTACGTTACCTTGGCACTCTGCTGAAGCAGCTGGACAAGGtggaggagagggggaggctcaGTCATGTGCAG AGAATTTCTATCAGTGAAGTCATCATTAGAAGTGCAAAACACATCTTCAGGAACTACTTACAG GATGTGGAACCTGCAGCTTTCTCTGCTGCCGTCAGTCACTTCCTGAACTGCCTCCTGAGTTCCTCCTCCTCTGGTTTTCTCGAGTCCTGCTCTGATGAGCTTCTCACCCGTCGCAGGAGCCGACGTCGACGAAGTCACGGGAGTCGAGTGGCCTTGTTGACAGACTCTGTTTGGGCTAAACTGACCTCCAGTGAGCTGTGGAGCCGGATCAGGACTGAGGCAGAAGATTATTACCACTGCACCATACAAAG TGGAAACATAGATGAAGTCATAGAAACTCACAGCCTCCAGAGGATTTCCCTGTTGAGAGAGATATCCATCAAGACAGGCATTCAG GTGCAACTGAGGGAGTATGCGTTTGAGTCTCGACACAGGCCAGTGTTTGCTGAGGAGGACATTGTCAACATGTTTCCTGTGGTGAAACATCtcaaaccaacaacaacagaTGCCTCGCAGCTTGTTCAACAAGCGCAGGAGGCAGTACAGCAGG GCCTTCTTAAAGATGGCTTTGAGCTGATTAGCCAGGCCATGACTCTTTTCAGCAGCATTTGCGGTGTCCTACATGAAGACGTGAGCACTTGTCTGCGTCTCCTGGGACGACTCAGTTACATCTTGGGTGACTACGCAGAT GCTCTTAGCCACCAGGAAAAGACTGTCATGAGTAGTGAAAGAGTGCAAGGGATAGACCACCCACAGACCATTCAAGACTAT ACTCACCTTGCTCTATACTGTTTTGCTGGAGGCCGTCACTCCACCTCTCTTCAGCTGCTGTATCGTGCTCGGTACCTGACTCTGCTTGTG TGTGGAGAAGACCATCCACAGGTCGCACTTCTGGAT AGTATGTTGGGCCTGGTGCTTCATGGACTGATGGAGTATGAGCTTTCCCAGAAGTTTCTACAAAATGCCTTAATTTTAACCTCAAAATACCATGGTGCCATGTCGCTAAAACATGCTCACAG TCATCATCTTCTTGCCACTATGCTGGAGA AAGGAGAGTTTCGATCAGCACTGCAACATGAGAAAGAGGCTTTTTCAATTATAAAAGACAAGTAT GTTGGTGACAGCCACGACAAAACAAAGGAAA CAGAGTATCTAAAGAGTCTCACTCAGCAGGCGGTAATCCTTCAG AAAGTCATCAACCAAATCTACAGTAACACACTGGTGCCTGTGTCCCACCTCCAAAGGTat TTTACATCACCAAACCTTGCTACAATCCTTCAACAACTCAACCTAACCTGTGGGATCATTCTCATTCCTCTCAGGTAA
- the LOC115432452 gene encoding coiled-coil domain-containing protein 92-like: MDAGRLEQQVASVERGITFLKQEHLAMLTGLQMEITHLKRRCHELSCELDSRFPDRSTAEEEAELAARCEAAELLIEDQHCMMLAARGELRAGRARASALGRSLREEERHFLEELKRRSHKITLLSRELQRQNMTTTTLYHELHTARLKLFQQRQSTENPAERKEEAKVREEEGGEEDEDEDDDDEDYEGEGSDWLLSPPPPASPTQSELRHRRRVSVREERVRACVPQERVTSPQRPHPMPDPALFLVPLRYRLLRWNRPIRTQEGEQLEDEWEDIEDSSVHRRVDMGAGEGETAL, encoded by the exons ATGGATGCTGGGAGGCTGGAGCAGCAGGTGGCCAGTGTGGAGAGAGGCATCACCTTTCTGAAGCAGGAGCACCTGGCCATGCTGACCGGTCTGCAGATGGAGATCACACACCTGAAACGACGCTGCCACG AACTGAGCTGTGAGCTGGACTCCAGGTTTCCTGACAGAAGCACTGCAG AGGAGGAAGCGGAGCTGGCTGCACGGTGTGAGGCTGCAGAGCTTCTCATCGAGGACCAGCACTGCATGATGCTTGCTGCACGTGGCGAGCTGCGAGCTGGCCGGGCACGAGCTTCAGCACTTGGACGGAGCCTCAGGGAAGAAGAGCGGCATTTCTTAGAAGAGTTGAAACGACGCAGCCACAAGATCACGCTGCTGAGTCGTGAACTGCAGCGGCAAAATATGACCACAACAACCCTGTACCACGAGCTCCACACCGCACGATTAAAACTGTTCCAACAACGGCAGAGCACAGAGAACCCAGCCGAGAGGAAAGAGGAAGCCAAAGtgagggaggaggaaggaggagaggaagatgaagatgaggatgacgaTGATGAGGATTACGAGGGGGAGGGATCAGACTGGCTTCTGTCTCCGCCTCCCCCAGCGTCCCCCACCCAATCAGAGTTGAGACACAGGAGGCGTGTGAGTGTGAGGGAGGAGCGGGTGAGAGCGTGCGTCCCACAGGAGAGAGTGACATCACCACAAAGGCCACACCCCATGCCTGACCCCGCCCTTTTTTTGGTCCCACTCAGATACCGGCTCCTTCGCTGGAACCGTCCAATCAGAACGCAGGAAGGGGAGCAGCTAGAGGATGAATGGGAGGACATAGAGGACAGCAGCGTACACAGGAGGGTGGACATGGGGGCAGGAGAAGGAGAAACCGCcctgtga